In Cupriavidus taiwanensis, the following are encoded in one genomic region:
- the ispG gene encoding flavodoxin-dependent (E)-4-hydroxy-3-methylbut-2-enyl-diphosphate synthase, translating into MNQQLCLPVLPGPLPRRQTRQARVTWGGNVVTIGGGAPVRVQSMTNTDTVDAIGTAIQVKELARAGSEIVRITVNTPEAAAAVPSIREQLDRMGVDVPLVGDFHYNGHKLLQDYPACAEALSKYRINPGNVGQGAKRDTQFAQMIEMACRYNKPVRIGVNWGSLDQDLLARIMDENAGRAEPWPAQSVMIEALITSAIDSARKAEEIGLPGDQIILSCKVSQVQELVAVYRELARRCDYALHLGLTEAGMGSKGIVASTAALSVLLQEGIGDTIRISLTPEPGAPREKEVYVGQEILQTMGLRNFTPMVIACPGCGRTTSTVFQELAASIQAYLREQMPQWKTAYPGVEEMDVAVMGCIVNGPGESKHANIGISLPGSGESPAAPVFVDGVKVKTLRGERIAEEFQAIVDEYVRTHYGPGAARAGKEVAA; encoded by the coding sequence ATGAACCAACAGCTCTGTCTCCCGGTCCTGCCGGGTCCGCTGCCGCGCCGCCAGACCCGCCAGGCGCGGGTCACGTGGGGCGGCAACGTGGTCACCATCGGTGGCGGTGCGCCGGTGCGGGTGCAGTCGATGACCAACACCGACACGGTCGATGCCATCGGCACCGCGATCCAGGTCAAGGAGCTGGCGCGCGCGGGGTCCGAGATCGTGCGCATCACGGTGAACACGCCCGAGGCCGCGGCGGCGGTGCCGTCGATCCGCGAGCAGCTCGACCGCATGGGCGTCGACGTGCCGCTGGTGGGCGACTTCCACTACAACGGCCACAAGCTGCTGCAGGACTATCCGGCCTGCGCCGAGGCGCTGTCCAAGTACCGCATCAACCCGGGCAACGTCGGCCAGGGCGCCAAGCGCGATACGCAGTTCGCGCAGATGATCGAGATGGCGTGCCGCTACAACAAGCCGGTGCGCATCGGCGTGAACTGGGGCAGCCTGGATCAGGACTTGCTGGCGCGCATCATGGACGAAAACGCTGGCCGCGCCGAGCCGTGGCCGGCGCAGAGCGTGATGATCGAGGCGCTGATCACCTCGGCCATCGATTCGGCCAGGAAGGCCGAGGAAATCGGCCTGCCTGGCGACCAGATCATCCTGTCGTGCAAGGTGTCGCAGGTGCAGGAGCTGGTCGCGGTGTACCGCGAGCTGGCGCGCCGCTGCGACTACGCGCTGCACCTGGGCCTGACCGAGGCCGGCATGGGCAGCAAGGGCATCGTCGCTTCCACCGCGGCGCTGTCGGTGCTGCTGCAGGAAGGCATCGGCGACACCATCCGCATCTCGCTGACGCCGGAACCCGGCGCGCCGCGCGAGAAAGAGGTGTATGTCGGGCAGGAAATCCTGCAGACCATGGGGCTGCGCAATTTCACCCCGATGGTGATCGCCTGCCCGGGCTGCGGACGCACCACCAGCACGGTGTTCCAGGAGCTGGCGGCCAGCATCCAGGCCTACCTGCGCGAGCAGATGCCGCAATGGAAGACCGCCTACCCCGGCGTCGAGGAAATGGACGTGGCCGTGATGGGCTGCATCGTCAACGGCCCCGGTGAGAGCAAGCATGCCAATATCGGCATCTCGCTGCCGGGCTCGGGCGAATCGCCGGCCGCGCCGGTGTTCGTCGACGGCGTCAAGGTGAAGACGCTGCGCGGCGAGCGCATTGCAGAAGAATTCCAGGCGATCGTAGACGAATACGTTCGCACGCACTACGGCCCGGGCGCTGCGCGGGCCGGCAAAGAAGTGGCAGCCTGA
- the hflX gene encoding GTPase HflX produces the protein MDPRATSNTAPSRAILVGVDFGKHDFQESLSELALLTSTAGSLPVHTLTGRRSRPDPALFIGSGKAEELKEAADALDADVVVFNHALSPAQQRNLERFLNRHVIDRTGLILDIFGQRAQSHVGKVQVELAQVQYRASRLVRAWSHLERQKGGIGMRGGPGERQLELDRRMLDERAKRLKSDLSRLQRQHSTQRRARARNDTLSISLVGYTNAGKSTLFNALTKAGAYAANQLFATLDTTSRRLFLDGLGNVVLSDTVGFIRDLPTQLVAAFRATLDETVHADLLLHVVDASSPVRHEQIEQVNRVLAEINALDIPQIVVMNKIDAAPELMGDGPRIERDVEGIPTRVFLSAREGLGLDSLREAVVEVAQWLASRPPEPQPYDPRLDDVPQADGAGDGTVGDGGLENDGDDADAGDSRRP, from the coding sequence TTGGACCCCAGAGCCACCTCCAATACCGCCCCTTCGCGCGCCATCCTCGTCGGCGTCGACTTCGGCAAGCATGATTTCCAGGAAAGCCTCAGTGAACTGGCGCTGCTGACCTCGACCGCCGGTTCGCTGCCGGTGCATACGCTGACGGGCCGCCGCTCGCGCCCGGACCCGGCATTGTTCATCGGCTCGGGCAAGGCCGAGGAGCTGAAGGAGGCCGCCGACGCGCTGGATGCCGACGTAGTGGTCTTCAACCACGCGCTGAGCCCGGCGCAGCAACGCAACCTGGAGCGCTTCCTGAACCGCCACGTGATCGACCGGACCGGCCTGATCCTGGATATCTTCGGGCAGCGCGCGCAGAGCCATGTCGGCAAGGTGCAGGTGGAGCTGGCCCAGGTGCAGTACCGCGCTTCGCGGCTGGTCCGCGCGTGGAGCCACCTGGAGCGGCAGAAGGGCGGCATCGGCATGCGCGGCGGCCCCGGCGAGCGCCAGCTGGAACTGGACCGGCGCATGCTGGACGAGCGCGCCAAGCGGCTCAAGTCCGATCTGTCGCGGCTGCAGCGCCAGCACAGCACGCAGCGGCGTGCGCGCGCGCGCAACGACACCCTCAGCATCTCGCTGGTGGGCTACACCAACGCGGGCAAGTCGACGCTGTTCAACGCGCTGACCAAGGCCGGCGCTTATGCGGCCAACCAGCTCTTCGCCACCCTCGACACCACCTCGCGCCGGCTGTTCCTGGACGGCCTGGGCAACGTGGTGCTGTCGGACACGGTCGGCTTTATCCGCGACCTGCCGACGCAACTGGTGGCGGCGTTCCGTGCCACGCTGGACGAGACCGTGCATGCGGACCTGCTGCTGCATGTGGTCGATGCATCGAGCCCGGTGCGCCACGAGCAGATCGAGCAGGTCAACCGCGTGCTGGCGGAGATCAACGCTCTCGACATCCCGCAGATCGTGGTGATGAACAAGATCGACGCCGCTCCTGAATTGATGGGCGACGGCCCGCGCATCGAGCGCGATGTGGAAGGCATCCCGACCCGCGTGTTCCTGAGCGCGCGCGAAGGGCTGGGCCTGGACTCGCTGCGCGAGGCCGTGGTCGAGGTGGCGCAATGGCTGGCCAGCCGCCCGCCCGAGCCGCAACCCTACGATCCCCGCCTGGACGACGTGCCGCAGGCCGATGGCGCCGGTGACGGCACTGTCGGTGACGGCGGCCTAGAGAACGACGGCGACGACGCCGATGCGGGGGATTCACGCCGGCCGTAG
- a CDS encoding YfgM family protein, translated as MAYDLEEQEQLENLKAWWRQYGNALTWALIIALLAFAGWNGWKYWERKQAGEAAVLYEQVLKAAEARDVERIKRAATDLEGKFGRTAYGQMSALVASRVLYDAGDLTAAKSQLQWAIDHGDEAYSHLARVRLAGVLLDEKAYDQGLALLKDEPPAAFVALYADRRGDLLAAQDKRDDARTAYRKALDKLGQAEPAMRQIIQFKLDALGTA; from the coding sequence ATGGCTTACGATCTAGAAGAACAGGAACAGCTTGAGAATCTGAAGGCCTGGTGGCGCCAGTATGGCAACGCGCTGACCTGGGCGCTGATCATCGCGCTGCTGGCCTTTGCCGGCTGGAACGGCTGGAAGTACTGGGAGCGCAAGCAGGCCGGCGAAGCCGCGGTGCTGTACGAGCAGGTGCTCAAGGCCGCCGAGGCGCGCGACGTCGAGCGCATCAAGCGCGCCGCGACCGACCTCGAAGGCAAGTTCGGCCGCACCGCCTACGGCCAGATGAGCGCCCTGGTCGCCAGCCGCGTGCTGTACGATGCCGGCGACCTGACCGCCGCCAAGAGCCAGCTGCAATGGGCCATCGACCACGGCGACGAAGCGTATTCCCACCTGGCGCGCGTGCGCCTGGCCGGCGTGCTGCTCGACGAGAAGGCCTATGACCAGGGCCTGGCGCTGCTCAAGGACGAGCCGCCGGCCGCGTTCGTGGCGCTGTACGCAGACCGCCGCGGCGACCTGCTCGCCGCGCAGGACAAGCGCGACGATGCCCGCACGGCCTACCGCAAGGCGCTGGACAAGCTGGGCCAGGCCGAGCCGGCGATGCGCCAGATCATCCAGTTCAAGCTCGATGCGCTGGGCACGGCCTGA
- the der gene encoding ribosome biogenesis GTPase Der gives MKPVIALVGRPNVGKSTLFNRMTRSRDALVADLPGLTRDRHYGEGRIGERPFIAIDTGGFEPVVKEGIVAEMAKQTKQAVVEADVVIFIVDGRLGLAPQDRAIADYLRKTGRRIMLAVNKAEGMKYTSVAADFYELGMGDPYAISAAHGDGVRELVDEAIELAVQERPELAEEAPDEGKGVKIAIVGRPNVGKSTLVNTLIGEERVIAFDMPGTTRDAIYVEFERGGKPYTLIDTAGLRRRGKVFEAIEKFSVVKTLQSIADANVVILLLDAQQDISDQDAHIAGFIVESGRALVVGVNKWDGLDGHARDRIKHDLERKLQFLSFANFHFVSARERTGIGALMRSVDDAYAAAMVKLPTPQLTRVLQEAVEFQQPKRVGASRPKLRYAHQGGSNPPIIVVHGNALSGVAETYRRYLENRFRAAFKLKGTPLRIEFRTNKNPYADSKD, from the coding sequence ATGAAACCAGTTATCGCACTTGTCGGCCGCCCCAATGTGGGCAAGTCGACGCTATTCAACCGCATGACCCGCTCGCGCGACGCCCTCGTCGCCGACCTGCCGGGCCTGACGCGCGACCGCCATTATGGCGAGGGGCGCATCGGCGAACGTCCGTTCATCGCCATCGATACCGGCGGCTTCGAGCCCGTGGTCAAGGAAGGCATCGTCGCCGAGATGGCCAAGCAGACCAAGCAGGCGGTGGTCGAGGCCGACGTGGTGATCTTTATCGTCGACGGCCGCCTCGGCCTGGCGCCGCAGGACCGCGCCATCGCCGATTACCTGCGCAAGACCGGCCGGCGCATCATGCTCGCGGTCAACAAGGCCGAGGGCATGAAGTACACCTCGGTGGCGGCGGACTTTTATGAACTGGGCATGGGCGACCCGTACGCGATCTCCGCCGCCCACGGCGACGGCGTGCGCGAGCTGGTCGATGAAGCCATCGAGCTGGCGGTGCAGGAACGCCCCGAGCTGGCCGAGGAAGCCCCGGACGAAGGCAAGGGCGTCAAGATCGCCATCGTCGGGCGCCCCAACGTCGGCAAGTCGACGCTGGTCAATACGCTGATCGGTGAAGAGCGCGTGATCGCCTTCGACATGCCCGGCACCACCCGCGACGCCATCTATGTGGAATTCGAGCGCGGCGGCAAGCCCTACACGCTGATCGATACCGCCGGCCTGCGCCGGCGCGGCAAGGTGTTCGAGGCGATCGAGAAATTCTCGGTGGTCAAGACGCTGCAGTCGATCGCGGATGCCAACGTGGTGATCCTGCTGCTCGATGCGCAGCAGGATATCTCCGACCAGGACGCGCATATCGCCGGCTTTATCGTCGAGTCCGGGCGCGCGCTGGTGGTGGGCGTCAACAAATGGGACGGGCTGGACGGCCACGCGCGCGACCGCATCAAGCACGACCTCGAGCGCAAGCTGCAGTTCCTCAGCTTCGCCAACTTTCACTTTGTGTCGGCGCGCGAGCGCACCGGCATCGGCGCGCTGATGCGCTCGGTCGACGATGCGTATGCCGCGGCCATGGTCAAGCTGCCGACGCCGCAACTGACGCGCGTGCTGCAGGAAGCCGTGGAATTCCAGCAGCCCAAGCGCGTCGGCGCATCGCGGCCCAAGCTGCGCTATGCGCACCAGGGCGGCTCCAATCCGCCCATCATCGTGGTCCACGGCAATGCGCTCTCGGGCGTGGCCGAAACCTACCGGCGCTACCTGGAGAACCGTTTCCGTGCGGCATTCAAGCTCAAGGGCACGCCCCTGCGCATCGAATTTCGCACGAACAAAAATCCGTACGCGGACTCGAAGGATTGA
- the hfq gene encoding RNA chaperone Hfq, with translation MSNKGQLLQDPFLNALRKEHVPVSIYLVNGIKLQGNIESFDQYVVLLRNTVTQMVYKHAISTVVPARAVNFRVDDSAEA, from the coding sequence ATGAGCAACAAAGGGCAACTGCTACAAGACCCGTTCCTGAACGCGCTGCGCAAAGAGCACGTGCCGGTTTCCATCTATCTCGTCAATGGCATCAAGCTGCAAGGCAATATCGAATCGTTCGACCAGTATGTCGTCCTGCTGCGCAACACCGTGACCCAGATGGTCTACAAGCATGCGATTTCCACCGTCGTGCCGGCGCGCGCGGTCAACTTCCGCGTGGATGATTCCGCCGAGGCCTGA
- the hflK gene encoding FtsH protease activity modulator HflK yields MPQFPRNADSSLTPGGSLAPRAGWQRLRAIFSLNDPRWGRDGQDDDKKDGRDDNRQQNQRPQQDGGPPDLDELWRDFNRRLNGLLGRKDNGGGGNQNFGGPRTPGKGSGIGAGVIVAAVVGIWLASGFFMVQEGQTAVILQFGKFKYSAGPGINWRMPWPVQSAEVVNLSAVRSVEVGRSTSIKDSNLKDSSMLTQDENIIDVRFTVQYVIQDAGEFLFFNKTDRGGDEELVTQAAETSVREIVGRNKMDAVLYESREQIAQQLAKSIQAILTAYKTGIRVLSVNVQSVQPPEQVQAAFDDVNKASQDRERAISEGQAYANDVIPRAKGTAARLKEESEAYRSRVVAQAEGDASRFRSVQTEYAKAPQVTRDRIYLETMQQIYTNSTKVLVDARQGNNLLYLPLDKLMAQADGRAAPQPGQPGAASPPASAPDASTDARSREALRNRDRDSR; encoded by the coding sequence ATGCCCCAGTTTCCCCGGAATGCTGATTCGAGCCTGACACCAGGCGGCAGCCTCGCGCCGCGCGCGGGCTGGCAGCGCCTGCGCGCCATCTTCTCGCTGAACGATCCGCGCTGGGGTCGGGACGGGCAGGACGATGACAAGAAGGACGGCCGCGACGACAACCGCCAGCAGAACCAGCGGCCGCAGCAGGATGGCGGCCCGCCGGACCTCGACGAACTGTGGCGCGACTTCAACCGCCGCCTGAACGGCCTGCTTGGCCGCAAGGACAACGGCGGCGGCGGCAACCAGAACTTCGGCGGCCCGCGCACCCCCGGCAAGGGCTCGGGCATCGGTGCCGGCGTGATCGTGGCCGCGGTGGTCGGCATCTGGCTGGCCAGCGGCTTCTTCATGGTGCAGGAAGGCCAGACCGCGGTGATCCTGCAGTTCGGCAAGTTCAAGTACTCCGCCGGCCCCGGCATCAACTGGCGCATGCCCTGGCCGGTGCAGTCGGCCGAGGTCGTCAACCTGTCGGCGGTGCGTTCGGTCGAGGTCGGCCGCTCCACCTCGATCAAGGACAGCAACCTGAAAGACTCGTCGATGCTGACGCAGGACGAGAACATCATCGACGTGCGCTTTACCGTGCAGTACGTGATCCAGGACGCCGGCGAATTCCTGTTCTTCAACAAGACCGACCGCGGTGGCGATGAAGAACTGGTGACGCAGGCCGCCGAGACCTCGGTGCGCGAGATCGTCGGCCGCAACAAGATGGACGCGGTGCTGTACGAGAGCCGCGAACAGATCGCGCAGCAGCTGGCCAAGTCGATCCAGGCCATCCTGACGGCGTACAAGACCGGCATCCGCGTGCTGTCCGTCAACGTGCAGAGCGTGCAGCCGCCCGAACAGGTGCAGGCCGCGTTCGACGACGTCAACAAGGCCAGCCAGGACCGCGAGCGCGCCATCAGCGAAGGCCAGGCCTACGCCAACGATGTCATCCCGCGCGCCAAGGGTACCGCGGCGCGCCTGAAGGAAGAGTCCGAAGCCTACCGCTCCCGCGTGGTGGCGCAGGCCGAGGGCGATGCGTCGCGCTTCCGTTCGGTGCAGACCGAATACGCCAAGGCCCCACAGGTAACGCGCGACCGCATCTATCTGGAAACCATGCAGCAGATCTACACCAATTCGACCAAGGTGCTGGTGGACGCGCGCCAGGGCAACAATCTTCTCTACCTGCCGCTGGACAAGCTGATGGCACAGGCCGATGGCCGCGCTGCGCCGCAGCCGGGCCAACCGGGTGCGGCCAGCCCGCCGGCGTCCGCGCCGGATGCGTCGACGGACGCCCGTTCGCGCGAAGCGCTGCGCAACCGCGACCGCGACTCGCGCTGA
- a CDS encoding RodZ domain-containing protein — protein MSEHDRAAGQAVPTQAVGGGAHEGEREAAAREIGAALAREREAQRLSVEDVSARLKVAASKLRAIEAADLQALPDVTFAKGVMRAYARMLHVDIDPLLARFQPRAVAQVAEIARQREGGINAAFDDRNRFRSGGNGGRWIWLALVAVVVAAGIWFGLDHIRAWIDARSSTAETVAAEAPAADHASTEAGIVTATLPPVMAASDSPAPSAETVPASAVVAPAAPAAIAAPASATVPTSAAAASADGELQIRFAADTWFEIRDNSGKIVLGGTARAGQTMAGGGTPPYRVVIGNVKGVESLTRNGTPVDLKAANRNNVARLTLP, from the coding sequence ATGAGTGAGCACGACCGCGCCGCAGGCCAGGCCGTACCGACGCAAGCAGTCGGCGGGGGCGCGCATGAAGGGGAACGTGAAGCCGCGGCGCGCGAGATCGGCGCGGCGCTGGCGCGCGAGCGCGAGGCGCAGCGGCTGTCCGTCGAGGACGTCAGCGCACGGCTGAAGGTGGCGGCCAGCAAGCTGCGCGCGATCGAGGCGGCCGACCTGCAGGCGCTGCCCGACGTGACCTTCGCCAAGGGGGTGATGCGCGCCTATGCCCGCATGCTCCATGTCGATATCGACCCGCTGCTGGCGCGCTTCCAGCCGCGCGCGGTGGCGCAGGTGGCGGAAATCGCCCGCCAGCGCGAGGGCGGCATCAACGCGGCCTTCGACGACCGCAACCGCTTCCGCTCCGGCGGCAATGGCGGCCGCTGGATCTGGCTGGCGCTGGTGGCGGTGGTGGTGGCCGCGGGCATCTGGTTCGGGCTCGACCATATCCGCGCGTGGATCGACGCGCGCAGCAGCACGGCTGAAACGGTGGCGGCCGAAGCACCGGCCGCGGATCACGCCAGCACGGAAGCCGGCATCGTGACCGCGACGCTGCCGCCGGTGATGGCCGCCAGCGACTCGCCGGCACCGTCGGCGGAAACCGTGCCGGCCAGCGCCGTGGTGGCGCCGGCAGCGCCGGCGGCCATTGCGGCGCCGGCCTCGGCAACGGTCCCCACGTCAGCGGCAGCGGCGAGCGCAGACGGCGAACTGCAGATCCGCTTTGCGGCCGATACCTGGTTTGAAATCCGCGACAATAGCGGCAAGATCGTTCTGGGTGGCACCGCCAGGGCCGGCCAGACCATGGCTGGCGGCGGCACGCCTCCGTACCGGGTGGTGATCGGCAACGTCAAGGGCGTCGAATCGCTCACGCGCAACGGCACGCCGGTCGACCTGAAGGCAGCCAACCGCAACAACGTGGCGCGCCTGACGCTGCCCTGA
- the hisS gene encoding histidine--tRNA ligase codes for MTQTDNMAAAGAANTEPKLRPAKALQGVKGMNDMLPADAPLWEHFENAARAMLRAYGYQQIRTPIVEHTQLFVRGIGEVTDIVEKEMYSFTDSLNGEQLTLRPEGTAAAVRATIEHNLLYDGPKRLWYTGPMFRHERPQRGRYRQFHQLGAEALGFAGPDVDAEIILMCQRLWDDLGLTGVRLELNSLGQADERAAHREQLIKYLEGFQDILDDDSKRRLYTNPLRVLDTKNPALQEMAANAPKLIDFLGEASLAHFEGVQRLLKANNIPFKINPRLVRGLDYYNLTVFEWITDKLGAQGTIAGGGRYDPLIAQMGGKPAPACGWAMGIERIIELIREEGVVPEAVGCDVYLVHQGEAAAQQAMIAAERLRDAGLDVVLHASADGKGGSFKSQMKRADASGAAYAVIIGDDEVAAGVVQVKELRQREQAEGGGQQASVPAEGLVDYLIDAMVGASE; via the coding sequence ATGACGCAAACCGACAACATGGCCGCCGCCGGCGCCGCCAATACCGAACCGAAGCTACGCCCCGCCAAGGCCCTGCAGGGCGTGAAGGGCATGAACGACATGCTGCCGGCCGACGCGCCGCTGTGGGAGCATTTCGAGAATGCCGCGCGCGCGATGCTGCGCGCCTACGGCTACCAGCAGATCCGCACGCCCATCGTCGAGCACACCCAGCTGTTCGTGCGCGGCATCGGCGAGGTCACCGACATCGTTGAAAAGGAGATGTACTCCTTCACCGATTCGCTCAACGGCGAGCAGCTGACGCTGCGCCCCGAGGGCACCGCCGCGGCCGTGCGCGCCACCATCGAGCACAACCTGCTGTACGACGGCCCCAAGCGCCTGTGGTACACCGGCCCGATGTTCCGCCACGAGCGCCCGCAGCGCGGCCGCTATCGCCAGTTCCACCAGCTCGGCGCCGAGGCGCTGGGCTTCGCCGGCCCGGACGTCGATGCCGAGATCATCCTGATGTGCCAGCGCCTGTGGGACGACCTGGGGCTGACCGGCGTGCGCCTGGAACTCAATTCGCTGGGGCAGGCCGACGAGCGCGCGGCGCACCGCGAACAGCTGATCAAGTACCTGGAAGGCTTCCAGGACATCCTGGACGACGACAGCAAGCGCCGCCTGTACACCAACCCGCTGCGCGTGCTCGACACCAAGAACCCGGCGCTGCAGGAAATGGCGGCCAACGCGCCCAAGCTGATCGACTTCCTCGGCGAAGCATCGCTGGCGCACTTCGAGGGCGTGCAGCGCCTGCTGAAGGCGAACAACATCCCGTTCAAGATCAACCCGCGCCTGGTGCGCGGGCTGGACTACTACAACCTGACGGTGTTCGAGTGGATCACCGACAAGCTGGGCGCGCAGGGCACCATCGCCGGCGGCGGGCGCTATGATCCGCTGATCGCGCAGATGGGGGGCAAGCCCGCTCCGGCCTGCGGCTGGGCCATGGGCATCGAGCGCATCATCGAGCTGATCCGCGAAGAGGGCGTGGTGCCCGAGGCGGTCGGTTGCGACGTTTACCTGGTGCACCAGGGCGAAGCCGCTGCACAGCAGGCGATGATCGCCGCCGAGCGCCTGCGCGATGCCGGCCTGGACGTGGTGCTGCACGCCAGCGCCGACGGCAAGGGCGGCAGCTTCAAGTCGCAGATGAAGCGCGCCGACGCGAGCGGCGCGGCCTATGCCGTTATCATTGGCGACGACGAAGTCGCCGCCGGCGTGGTCCAGGTCAAGGAACTTCGCCAGCGCGAACAGGCCGAAGGCGGTGGGCAACAGGCCAGCGTCCCGGCCGAAGGCCTGGTCGATTACCTGATCGACGCCATGGTCGGCGCCAGCGAATAA
- the bamB gene encoding outer membrane protein assembly factor BamB yields MTSVLSRAVHRQPARTISRALVAAACLATLGGCALFSKENKHPPAQLKPVSGTLAVRQAWQADVGKSGPYSMQPAAAGNNVYVSSNNGNVMALDGATGRVLWKAKTDVDLTSGPGSDGSVTAVAGEKGAVYAFDASGKQIWKKQVNGEVLSAPLVGNGLVVVRTTDTRVFGLDAETGERRWIYQRSQTPLNLRAAMGMVFAGDGIVMGFPGGKLGVLTPGNGVLRWESAVSYPKGVSEIERLNDVTGLPMVSGRQVCATTFQGRVACLELASGQPQWGKDFSSPAGPAQDDNALYASDEQSVVHAFDRQNGSERWKNADLRNRRLGAPLALGRSVVMGDFEGYVHFLSREDGQVVARMKTDGSAITAAPVVAGQTLVIQTRDGDVYGFQPG; encoded by the coding sequence ATGACGTCAGTGCTTTCCCGTGCCGTACATCGCCAGCCTGCCCGCACCATTTCCCGTGCGCTGGTGGCGGCTGCCTGCCTGGCCACGCTGGGCGGCTGCGCGCTGTTCAGCAAGGAAAACAAGCACCCGCCCGCCCAGCTCAAGCCGGTCTCGGGCACGCTGGCGGTGCGCCAGGCCTGGCAGGCCGATGTCGGCAAGAGCGGCCCCTATTCGATGCAGCCGGCCGCGGCGGGCAACAATGTCTATGTGTCGTCCAACAACGGCAACGTGATGGCGCTCGATGGCGCCACCGGCCGCGTGCTGTGGAAGGCCAAGACCGACGTCGACCTGACCTCCGGGCCGGGCAGCGACGGCTCGGTGACCGCAGTCGCGGGCGAGAAGGGCGCGGTCTATGCCTTCGACGCCAGCGGCAAGCAGATCTGGAAGAAGCAGGTCAACGGCGAGGTCCTGTCGGCGCCGCTGGTCGGCAACGGCCTGGTGGTGGTGCGCACCACCGATACCCGGGTGTTCGGCCTGGATGCCGAGACCGGCGAGCGCCGCTGGATCTACCAGCGCTCGCAGACCCCGCTGAACCTGCGCGCGGCGATGGGCATGGTGTTCGCCGGCGACGGCATCGTGATGGGCTTCCCCGGCGGCAAGCTCGGCGTGCTGACGCCGGGCAACGGCGTGCTGCGCTGGGAAAGCGCGGTTTCGTACCCGAAGGGCGTGTCAGAAATCGAGCGCCTGAACGACGTCACCGGCCTGCCCATGGTCAGCGGCCGCCAGGTCTGCGCCACCACCTTCCAGGGCCGGGTCGCCTGCCTGGAACTGGCCAGCGGCCAGCCGCAGTGGGGCAAGGATTTCTCGTCGCCGGCCGGCCCCGCGCAGGATGACAATGCGCTTTACGCCAGCGATGAACAATCGGTGGTGCATGCCTTCGACCGCCAGAACGGCAGCGAGCGCTGGAAGAACGCTGACCTGCGCAACCGCCGCCTGGGCGCGCCGCTGGCGCTGGGCCGCTCGGTGGTGATGGGCGACTTCGAAGGCTATGTCCACTTCCTGTCGCGCGAAGACGGCCAGGTGGTGGCACGCATGAAGACCGATGGCAGCGCCATCACCGCCGCGCCCGTGGTGGCGGGGCAGACCCTGGTGATCCAGACGCGCGACGGCGACGTCTACGGTTTCCAGCCTGGCTGA
- the pilW gene encoding type IV pilus biogenesis/stability protein PilW, which translates to MIRLIAAALLGLLMLSGCQLPHAPAQDLQTASDQTEARRRAGIRLQLATNYLEAGQNAVALDEIKQAIAIDPSLADAFHVRALIYMSMNEAALAEDSFRTAASMRANDGDLLNNYGWLLCQQGRYGEAVPMLQRAVSAPSAGGPAKPLISLGACELRQGHSAEAEKNLKAALGYDRNNPVANTNLALVFYRRGDYTQARQYVQRVNNSQFVTAQSLWLGARIAHRQGDGRTQDALGAQLRSRFPDSREVGAYEQGAWDE; encoded by the coding sequence ATGATCCGTCTGATCGCTGCGGCCCTGCTGGGGCTGCTGATGTTGTCCGGGTGCCAGCTGCCGCATGCGCCGGCGCAGGATCTCCAGACCGCTTCCGACCAGACCGAGGCCAGGCGCCGGGCCGGCATCCGGCTGCAGCTGGCCACCAATTACCTCGAGGCCGGCCAGAACGCGGTCGCCCTCGACGAGATCAAGCAGGCCATCGCCATCGATCCGTCGCTGGCCGATGCCTTCCATGTGCGGGCGCTGATCTACATGAGCATGAACGAAGCGGCGCTGGCCGAGGACAGCTTCCGCACCGCGGCGTCGATGCGCGCCAATGACGGCGACCTGCTCAACAACTACGGCTGGCTCCTGTGCCAGCAGGGGCGCTACGGCGAGGCCGTGCCCATGCTGCAGCGCGCCGTGTCGGCGCCGTCGGCCGGCGGCCCCGCCAAGCCGCTGATCAGCCTGGGCGCGTGCGAACTGCGCCAGGGCCACAGCGCCGAGGCAGAGAAGAACCTGAAGGCCGCGCTCGGCTACGACCGCAACAACCCGGTGGCGAACACCAACCTCGCGCTGGTGTTCTACCGGCGCGGCGATTACACACAGGCGCGGCAGTATGTCCAGCGCGTCAACAACAGCCAGTTTGTCACGGCGCAATCCCTCTGGCTGGGAGCGCGCATTGCCCACCGTCAGGGCGACGGCCGCACGCAGGATGCGCTGGGAGCGCAACTGCGCAGCCGCTTCCCGGACTCGCGCGAGGTGGGCGCCTACGAACAAGGAGCATGGGATGAGTGA